The Clostridium sporogenes genome contains a region encoding:
- a CDS encoding GntP family permease — protein sequence MGNTVAGNQMILGLIIGISILVFLILKTKIHTFLALIISAATTGLIGGMPPNKIIESISKGFGGTLGSIGIIIGFGVMMGQIFEVSGAAERMAKTFIKFLGKKREELALAITGFIVSIPIFCDSGFIILAPLAKAISKKTKKSVVSLGVSLGLGLVITHSLVPPTPGPVGVAGIFGVSVGHFLLWGIPLAIPMAIAGMFYGKYIGKKIYQIPGEEEDQWIRPEYQEPVYDFEHEEDNKELPSTFMAFAPIITPIILILINTILEVLIKQKSITPSGFTNMVQFLGSPIIAVGIGLVIAIYGLAGNLNKEKVINEMEKGIKSAGIIILVTGGGGALGMVLRDSGTGDYIAKLIAGSHMPVVLIPFIIASLVRLIQGSGTVAMITAASITAPIVAASNVNPILAALGACMGSLLFSYFNDSYFWVVNRSLGIKDAKEQIKVWSVTTTIAWAVGLVELIILSFIL from the coding sequence ATGGGAAACACAGTAGCAGGAAATCAAATGATATTAGGACTTATAATTGGAATCAGTATACTTGTCTTTTTAATACTTAAAACTAAAATACATACATTTTTAGCACTAATTATTTCAGCAGCTACTACTGGGCTTATAGGAGGAATGCCGCCTAATAAAATAATTGAATCTATATCTAAAGGTTTTGGGGGAACTTTAGGAAGCATTGGTATAATTATAGGCTTTGGTGTAATGATGGGTCAGATTTTTGAAGTATCTGGTGCAGCTGAAAGAATGGCTAAAACTTTTATAAAATTCTTAGGTAAAAAAAGAGAGGAATTAGCATTAGCCATAACAGGATTTATTGTATCTATACCTATATTTTGCGATTCAGGATTTATAATTTTAGCACCTCTTGCAAAAGCAATTTCTAAGAAAACTAAAAAATCAGTAGTTTCTTTAGGCGTATCTTTAGGATTAGGCCTCGTAATTACTCATAGTTTAGTACCACCAACACCTGGTCCTGTAGGGGTTGCAGGAATATTTGGAGTAAGTGTAGGACATTTTCTTTTATGGGGAATTCCTTTAGCTATACCTATGGCTATTGCTGGTATGTTTTATGGAAAGTATATAGGGAAAAAAATATACCAAATTCCAGGAGAAGAAGAAGATCAATGGATTCGTCCAGAATATCAAGAACCAGTATATGATTTTGAACATGAAGAGGATAATAAAGAATTACCATCTACATTTATGGCTTTTGCGCCAATTATAACACCTATAATATTAATACTTATAAATACTATATTAGAGGTTTTAATTAAACAAAAATCAATAACTCCTAGCGGATTTACTAATATGGTTCAATTTTTAGGTTCACCAATAATTGCAGTAGGAATTGGACTTGTAATAGCTATATATGGGCTAGCAGGTAATCTAAATAAAGAAAAAGTTATAAATGAAATGGAAAAAGGAATAAAATCTGCTGGTATAATAATATTAGTTACCGGTGGCGGAGGAGCTTTAGGTATGGTACTTCGTGATAGTGGTACAGGAGATTATATAGCAAAATTAATTGCAGGTTCTCATATGCCAGTTGTTTTAATACCTTTTATAATAGCTTCTTTAGTAAGACTTATTCAAGGAAGTGGAACAGTTGCCATGATAACTGCAGCTTCTATAACTGCACCAATTGTTGCAGCATCAAATGTTAACCCAATATTAGCAGCACTTGGAGCATGTATGGGATCACTTTTATTCTCATATTTCAATGATAGTTATTTCTGGGTAGTTAACCGTTCCCTTGGAATAAAAGACGCAAAAGAACAAATAAAAGTATGGTCAGTTACTACTACTATAGCTTGGGCAGTAGGTTTAGTAGAACTAATTATATTAAGTTTTATACTATAA
- a CDS encoding GNAT family N-acetyltransferase: MKNLTLRDAVEEDAPIITGLIYDTEDLPDHIWGQGTKEEILNRIKLLVLSDESRYSYLNIKVAELNDKICGAIILLDSEEIAQLDAKTSLKLLFMIKGIKGKVKFIKDFIRGMSLEEGGKRELYIANLATNKEVRGLGIGKELMRLAEKIAKEEGYKGCSLLAKDKNVRKFYEKLDYKFEKEEKYCSQYLYRMVKMV, translated from the coding sequence ATGAAAAACTTAACATTAAGAGATGCAGTGGAGGAGGACGCCCCCATTATCACTGGTCTTATATATGATACGGAAGATCTTCCAGATCATATTTGGGGCCAGGGGACTAAAGAAGAAATTTTAAATAGGATTAAGTTGTTAGTATTAAGTGATGAATCTAGATATTCTTATTTAAATATAAAAGTAGCAGAGTTAAATGATAAAATCTGTGGAGCTATAATTCTTTTAGATAGTGAAGAGATAGCACAGCTAGATGCTAAAACTAGTTTGAAATTGCTTTTTATGATTAAAGGAATTAAAGGAAAAGTAAAATTTATAAAAGATTTTATTAGAGGAATGAGTTTAGAAGAAGGCGGAAAAAGAGAACTTTATATAGCTAACTTGGCCACTAATAAAGAGGTTAGAGGTCTTGGAATAGGAAAAGAGTTAATGAGATTAGCAGAAAAAATTGCTAAGGAAGAAGGCTATAAAGGCTGTTCACTATTGGCTAAGGATAAAAATGTAAGAAAATTCTATGAAAAGTTAGATTATAAATTTGAAAAAGAGGAAAAGTATTGTTCGCAATATTTATATAGAATGGTTAAAATGGTTTAA
- the bsh gene encoding choloylglycine hydrolase, protein MCTSVILKTKDNKNLFGRTMDFSVKFNESVRLIPRKFKWTNITDKNVKSTKYAFIGMSVVTDNHPVFADGVNEKGLTCATLYFPGFAKYEEENIENKENIACYDFVLWALSQFKNLEEVKKSLKNVVIINKVLSILNFAPPLHWILSDKSGKSIVIERTYRGLEVFDNPIGVMTNSPNFEWHLSNLRQYIGVRAKQFDNVTWDGLELSAFSEGSGTFGLPGDFTPPSRFVRAVYLKNNIVDIDNEIEGVNGIFHILSNCEISKGTVLKSDNACDYTLYTSAMCSESATYYYYTYENCQISAVHLFNEDLNAPLMKEFPMNKVESINNIN, encoded by the coding sequence ATGTGCACTAGCGTAATTCTAAAAACAAAGGATAATAAAAATTTGTTTGGCCGTACAATGGACTTTTCAGTGAAGTTTAATGAATCTGTTCGTTTAATTCCTAGAAAATTTAAATGGACTAATATAACAGATAAAAATGTTAAAAGTACAAAATATGCTTTTATTGGTATGTCTGTAGTAACAGACAATCATCCCGTTTTTGCTGATGGTGTGAATGAAAAAGGTTTAACCTGTGCTACTCTTTATTTCCCTGGATTTGCAAAGTATGAGGAGGAAAATATTGAAAATAAAGAAAATATAGCTTGTTATGATTTTGTATTATGGGCACTATCTCAATTTAAAAATTTAGAGGAAGTAAAAAAATCATTGAAAAATGTAGTAATTATTAATAAAGTATTGTCTATATTAAATTTTGCTCCACCCTTGCATTGGATTTTATCTGATAAATCTGGTAAAAGTATAGTGATAGAAAGAACATATAGGGGATTAGAGGTATTTGATAATCCAATTGGTGTTATGACAAATAGTCCTAATTTTGAATGGCATTTAAGTAATTTACGTCAATATATTGGAGTGAGAGCTAAACAATTTGATAATGTTACATGGGATGGTTTAGAGTTATCTGCTTTTAGCGAAGGGTCTGGAACTTTTGGATTACCAGGAGATTTTACTCCACCCTCTCGCTTTGTTAGGGCAGTTTATTTAAAAAATAATATTGTGGATATTGATAATGAAATTGAAGGAGTAAATGGTATATTTCATATATTGTCTAATTGTGAAATTTCTAAAGGAACAGTTTTAAAATCTGATAATGCTTGTGATTATACATTATATACTTCTGCAATGTGTAGTGAATCAGCTACATATTATTATTATACTTATGAAAATTGCCAAATTTCAGCTGTTCATTTATTTAATGAAGATTTAAATGCTCCCCTTATGAAAGAGTTCCCAATGAATAAAGTAGAATCAATTAATAATATTAATTAA
- a CDS encoding DUF4342 domain-containing protein: protein MNVSLEQIDLLRKRANVSYEEAKEVLEKFDGDIIEALVYLEKNKKVNEDFGCESKFFNKIKMLIRKGNKTKVVVRKKEETVLKVPVNVVILCAALAFPVTIAATIIALVTKHTIRIEKNSGEDSKVNDILNKVSTKVNDIVDDLSEEKEVYN, encoded by the coding sequence ATGAATGTGTCTTTAGAACAAATAGACTTATTAAGAAAGAGAGCAAACGTAAGCTATGAAGAAGCAAAAGAGGTATTAGAAAAATTTGATGGTGATATTATAGAAGCTTTAGTATATCTTGAAAAAAATAAAAAGGTTAATGAGGATTTTGGATGTGAGAGTAAATTTTTTAATAAAATTAAGATGTTAATTAGAAAAGGCAATAAAACTAAAGTTGTAGTCAGAAAAAAAGAAGAAACTGTATTAAAAGTACCAGTTAATGTGGTTATATTATGTGCTGCTTTAGCATTTCCAGTTACCATAGCGGCTACTATAATTGCTTTAGTAACAAAGCATACTATTAGAATAGAAAAAAATTCAGGAGAAGACTCAAAGGTTAATGATATTTTAAATAAAGTATCAACTAAAGTTAATGATATAGTTGATGATTTATCAGAAGAAAAAGAAGTGTATAATTAA
- a CDS encoding flavodoxin family protein: protein MIISLVNASPKSNASTSGLFLKYLKTELSSNAQIKEFHISSQCLPTEIIEKILDADAVIFALPIYMGALPSHFLSSLFKIESYVKGKSIKKPVIYTIVNGGFYEGEHSKIAIDMMKHWCKKAGLTWGQALGSGAGDMYGSLTKLPMGKGPSKNLGKALDEITEKITALDSGKNIIVSPNIPRYAWKIGASILVWNKRAKANGLSKKDLYYAEID, encoded by the coding sequence ATGATAATATCTTTAGTTAATGCAAGCCCTAAGTCTAATGCAAGTACATCAGGGCTATTTTTAAAATATTTGAAGACCGAGTTATCATCAAATGCGCAAATAAAAGAATTCCATATTAGCAGTCAGTGCCTTCCTACTGAGATAATAGAAAAAATTTTAGATGCTGATGCTGTTATTTTTGCATTGCCAATATACATGGGAGCTTTGCCTTCACATTTTTTATCTTCATTGTTTAAGATTGAAAGCTATGTAAAAGGCAAGTCTATCAAAAAACCTGTTATTTATACAATTGTTAATGGCGGTTTTTACGAGGGTGAACATTCAAAGATTGCCATTGATATGATGAAACATTGGTGTAAAAAAGCAGGGTTGACATGGGGTCAGGCTCTTGGAAGCGGCGCCGGTGATATGTATGGTTCGCTTACCAAACTACCAATGGGAAAAGGACCAAGTAAAAATTTAGGGAAAGCACTTGATGAAATTACGGAAAAGATAACTGCTTTAGATAGTGGTAAAAATATAATCGTATCTCCCAATATTCCACGTTATGCTTGGAAAATTGGGGCTTCAATTTTAGTGTGGAATAAACGAGCTAAAGCAAATGGTTTATCTAAGAAGGATTTATATTATGCTGAAATAGATTAG
- a CDS encoding PadR family transcriptional regulator, translating into MLEYIILGMLMEKEMSGYDLKQWMVECTSYFFDASYGSIYPALKRMEQKGYIIYRESIEDGKFKKLYTISDLGKENFLCWLEQPIEFVKANHNYLVNIYFYKYLPIDVAIKNLKEFVKVLEQHLDQLKEHKVYAENNYNLTRNFEYSTITCGIHYFQSIITWCNELIVHLEK; encoded by the coding sequence ATGTTAGAATATATAATTTTAGGTATGCTTATGGAAAAAGAAATGAGCGGATATGATTTAAAACAATGGATGGTAGAGTGTACTTCTTACTTTTTTGATGCAAGTTATGGTAGCATATACCCTGCTCTAAAGAGAATGGAACAGAAAGGATATATTATTTATCGTGAATCGATAGAAGATGGTAAATTCAAAAAACTATATACTATTTCTGATTTGGGAAAAGAGAATTTTCTTTGCTGGCTTGAGCAACCAATTGAGTTTGTAAAAGCAAACCATAATTATCTGGTAAATATTTATTTTTATAAGTATTTGCCTATTGATGTAGCAATTAAAAATTTAAAAGAATTTGTTAAGGTTTTAGAGCAACATCTGGATCAATTAAAGGAGCATAAGGTTTATGCAGAAAATAATTATAATTTAACACGCAATTTTGAATATTCTACTATTACTTGTGGCATTCATTATTTTCAATCAATAATTACTTGGTGCAATGAATTGATTGTTCATTTGGAGAAATAA
- a CDS encoding nitroreductase family protein: protein MKKDFYEAIEKRRTFYGISKEAVVSDDRIKEVIEHAVKHTPSAFNSQSTRIVLLLGDKHDKLWSITKESLRKIVPEDKFESTEEKINSFASGYGTILYFEDMSVVEDLQKQFALYKDNFPIWSQQSSGMHQFVIWTSLEIEGFGASLQHYNELIKEDVKKEWDIPNNWKLIAQMPFGKPVVNPDEKQYKPLEDRIRIIK from the coding sequence ATGAAAAAAGATTTTTATGAAGCAATAGAAAAGAGACGTACATTTTATGGAATTAGTAAGGAAGCAGTAGTTTCAGATGATAGAATTAAGGAAGTTATTGAACATGCAGTAAAGCATACACCTTCTGCTTTTAACTCTCAAAGTACAAGAATTGTACTATTATTAGGAGATAAACATGATAAACTATGGAGTATTACAAAAGAATCTTTAAGAAAGATAGTACCTGAAGATAAATTTGAAAGCACTGAAGAAAAAATAAATTCTTTTGCTAGTGGTTATGGAACAATTTTATATTTTGAAGATATGAGTGTAGTAGAAGATCTTCAAAAACAATTCGCTCTATACAAAGATAATTTCCCAATATGGTCTCAACAATCTAGTGGAATGCATCAATTTGTTATCTGGACATCATTAGAAATAGAAGGTTTTGGAGCGTCATTGCAACATTATAATGAACTTATTAAAGAAGATGTAAAAAAAGAATGGGATATACCAAATAACTGGAAACTTATAGCCCAAATGCCTTTTGGTAAACCAGTAGTAAATCCAGATGAAAAACAATATAAACCATTAGAAGATCGTATTAGAATAATTAAATAA
- a CDS encoding response regulator transcription factor, with protein sequence MDKQYKERILIVEDEIKISRFLQLELQYEGYEIEQAYDGREGLDKALNGKYDLILLDIMLPKLNGMEVCRRIRQISDIPIIMLTAKDETTDIVMGLDTGADDYITKPFAIEELLARIRVALKRKKLEIKHSNTISIKGLELDLDKHIVSYNQQIIDLTKTEFDLLKFFMENKNIALNRQQILDKVWGFDYFGDTNVVDVYVRYLRTKIDNKYSERFIYTIRGVGYLLKDE encoded by the coding sequence ATGGATAAACAGTATAAGGAAAGAATTCTTATAGTAGAAGATGAAATTAAAATTTCTCGTTTCCTTCAGCTAGAATTACAATATGAGGGGTATGAAATAGAGCAAGCATATGACGGTAGAGAAGGATTAGATAAAGCTTTAAATGGAAAATATGATTTAATATTATTAGATATAATGCTTCCTAAATTAAATGGTATGGAAGTTTGTAGAAGGATACGTCAAATATCAGATATACCAATAATAATGTTAACAGCTAAGGACGAAACCACAGATATTGTAATGGGATTAGATACTGGTGCTGATGATTATATTACTAAACCTTTTGCTATAGAAGAACTTTTAGCTAGAATAAGAGTAGCATTGAAGAGAAAAAAATTAGAAATAAAACATTCTAATACTATTTCTATAAAAGGATTAGAATTAGATTTAGATAAACACATTGTATCCTATAATCAACAAATCATAGATCTTACAAAGACTGAGTTTGATTTATTAAAATTTTTTATGGAAAATAAAAATATTGCTTTAAATAGACAACAAATATTGGATAAAGTATGGGGATTTGATTATTTTGGAGATACTAATGTGGTGGATGTTTATGTCAGATATTTAAGAACAAAAATTGATAATAAGTATAGTGAAAGATTCATATATACAATTAGAGGAGTGGGATACCTTTTAAAAGATGAATAA
- a CDS encoding sensor histidine kinase, with protein sequence MNKKLSFIKVIRDIFKYTYIITKKVIIVIPRIIKTLLNKLKIRLRFSITFKLNFMYTLIISILLFLFTFTVLFGFRSFLIKEAKSNINMYTEIVLDNIKNASKVPEKLIDSISKKGNVSISILEKDKTIVYSTNKDNKEYYGDFKENSPYIIRGNDNLERLIILNKSFELKNEIHYIQVIKDLQEENQYFHVSFIILGVLNIFIIIIIIKSGSRIGKKVVDPINEMAYTIKKINVQNLDKRLNVKGSHDELRELTQTVNDMFDRIEESYENQNRFVSDASHELRTPIAVIQGYANMLYRWGKDDKEVLEEAVTAIKDESENMKELVGKLLFLARVDKKTQKIYKEEFYINKLLDEVVRETRLIDSSHNIINESNNNILIFADYKLLKQALRIFIDNSLKFTPENGQITIGSHINKNKVVITVEDTGSGIPKEDIPYIFDRFYRVDKARTKDKGGTGLGLSIAKWIIKEHKGSIEIKSRVNIGTKISISISAKNKD encoded by the coding sequence ATGAATAAGAAGCTGAGTTTTATAAAGGTTATTAGAGATATTTTTAAATATACTTATATAATTACAAAGAAAGTAATAATAGTAATTCCAAGAATTATTAAAACTTTATTAAATAAACTTAAAATAAGACTAAGATTTTCTATTACTTTTAAGTTGAATTTTATGTATACCCTTATAATATCAATATTATTATTTTTATTTACATTTACAGTTTTATTCGGATTTAGATCTTTCTTAATAAAAGAAGCTAAGAGTAACATAAATATGTATACAGAAATAGTATTAGATAATATAAAAAATGCTTCAAAAGTTCCAGAGAAATTAATAGATAGCATTTCTAAAAAAGGTAATGTATCCATAAGCATTTTGGAAAAGGATAAAACCATTGTCTATTCAACCAATAAAGATAATAAAGAATATTACGGGGATTTTAAAGAGAATTCACCTTATATCATAAGAGGAAATGATAATCTAGAAAGATTAATTATTTTAAATAAAAGTTTTGAGTTGAAAAATGAAATACATTATATACAAGTTATAAAGGATTTACAAGAGGAAAATCAATATTTTCATGTATCATTTATTATTTTAGGGGTTCTTAATATTTTTATTATAATTATAATTATAAAATCCGGTTCTCGTATAGGTAAAAAAGTTGTAGATCCTATAAATGAAATGGCTTATACAATAAAAAAGATAAATGTACAAAATTTAGATAAACGTCTTAATGTGAAAGGTTCCCATGATGAGTTAAGAGAACTTACGCAGACAGTTAATGATATGTTTGATAGAATTGAAGAGTCTTATGAAAATCAAAATCGTTTTGTATCAGATGCTTCCCATGAACTTAGAACCCCTATTGCAGTTATTCAGGGATATGCAAATATGCTCTATAGATGGGGTAAAGATGATAAAGAAGTATTAGAAGAAGCTGTTACCGCTATTAAAGATGAGTCAGAAAATATGAAGGAATTAGTTGGAAAATTATTATTTTTAGCTAGAGTTGATAAAAAAACTCAAAAGATTTATAAAGAAGAGTTTTATATAAATAAATTATTAGATGAGGTCGTACGGGAAACCAGATTAATAGATTCAAGTCATAATATTATTAATGAAAGCAATAACAATATTTTAATTTTTGCAGATTATAAGCTATTAAAGCAAGCTTTACGAATATTTATAGATAATAGTTTGAAATTTACACCTGAAAATGGGCAAATAACTATTGGATCACATATAAATAAAAATAAAGTTGTTATTACAGTTGAGGATACAGGTTCAGGGATCCCTAAGGAAGATATACCTTATATTTTTGATAGATTTTATAGAGTTGATAAGGCTAGAACAAAAGATAAAGGAGGTACTGGTTTAGGGCTTTCTATAGCAAAATGGATTATAAAAGAGCATAAAGGCAGCATAGAAATCAAAAGTAGGGTTAATATAGGAACCAAAATAAGTATATCTATATCTGCAAAAAATAAGGATTAA
- a CDS encoding flavodoxin family protein, whose amino-acid sequence MKLYIHDLSEQNFKDIVQVKNQDIVISSKDEVSNCLGCYGCWLKTPTKCVINDKYIQLGKIIACCDDVVIISCCYYGGFSPFVKSIIDRSLSYLLPYLEVRNGMNLHKMRYKKRINTIQAYFYGEDITPQEKETAEQLLLNNSHQFNIKNKPIIKFCTSSSNLKGVKL is encoded by the coding sequence ATGAAGTTATATATACACGATTTATCTGAACAGAATTTTAAAGATATTGTACAAGTGAAAAACCAGGATATAGTTATTTCCTCAAAAGACGAAGTTTCAAACTGTTTAGGCTGTTATGGATGTTGGCTAAAAACGCCCACGAAATGTGTAATAAATGACAAATATATACAATTAGGCAAAATAATTGCTTGTTGTGATGATGTTGTTATTATAAGCTGTTGCTATTACGGTGGATTTAGTCCTTTTGTAAAAAGTATCATTGATAGAAGTCTATCATATTTGCTGCCTTATCTAGAAGTACGTAATGGGATGAATTTACATAAAATGCGATACAAAAAAAGAATAAATACAATCCAGGCATATTTTTACGGTGAAGATATAACTCCACAGGAAAAGGAAACTGCAGAACAACTTTTGTTAAACAATAGTCACCAATTTAACATAAAAAATAAGCCCATTATAAAGTTTTGTACATCATCAAGTAATTTGAAAGGAGTGAAATTATGA
- the pdxA gene encoding 4-hydroxythreonine-4-phosphate dehydrogenase PdxA gives MINNKPIIGIPIGDPAGVGPEIVVKSLTEAEVYEKCNPILIGDAKVIKQAMGFCNVNLNINSIKKADEGKFTLGTIDLVDLNNIDINELKIGKVQGIAGKAAFEYIKKSVEMAKEGEIDAIATTPINKESLREGNVNYIGHTEILADLTDTEDPLTMFEVRGMRVFFLTRHVSLREACDLVTKERVLDYIIRCSKALEKLGVKDGKMAVAGLNPHSGEHGLFGDEEMKAVVPAIEEAQKMGYKVEGPIGADSVFHLALMGRYNSVLSLYHDQGHIATKTLDFERTIAVTNGMPILRTSVDHGTAFDIAGTGIASSVSMVEAIILAAKYSPKFTK, from the coding sequence ATGATTAATAATAAACCAATAATAGGAATACCTATAGGAGATCCAGCCGGTGTAGGACCAGAAATAGTAGTAAAATCATTAACTGAAGCAGAAGTTTATGAAAAATGTAATCCTATATTAATAGGAGATGCAAAAGTAATTAAACAAGCCATGGGATTCTGCAATGTTAATTTAAATATAAATTCAATTAAAAAAGCAGATGAAGGTAAGTTTACTTTAGGAACTATAGATTTGGTAGATTTAAATAATATAGATATAAATGAATTAAAAATAGGTAAGGTTCAAGGTATAGCAGGAAAAGCAGCCTTTGAATATATAAAAAAATCTGTAGAAATGGCTAAAGAAGGAGAAATAGATGCTATAGCTACAACTCCAATAAATAAAGAGTCTTTAAGAGAAGGTAATGTAAATTATATTGGTCATACTGAAATTTTAGCAGATTTAACAGATACAGAAGATCCTCTTACTATGTTTGAAGTTAGAGGAATGAGAGTATTCTTCTTAACAAGACATGTTTCTTTAAGAGAAGCTTGTGACTTAGTAACTAAAGAAAGAGTATTAGATTATATAATAAGATGCTCAAAGGCTTTAGAAAAATTAGGAGTAAAAGATGGTAAAATGGCTGTTGCAGGGTTAAATCCTCACAGTGGAGAACATGGCCTATTTGGGGATGAAGAAATGAAAGCTGTTGTTCCAGCTATAGAAGAAGCTCAAAAAATGGGGTATAAAGTAGAAGGTCCTATAGGAGCAGATTCAGTATTTCATTTAGCTCTTATGGGAAGATACAATTCAGTATTATCTTTGTATCATGACCAAGGACATATAGCAACAAAAACATTAGATTTTGAAAGAACTATTGCTGTAACAAACGGTATGCCAATACTTAGAACTTCAGTAGATCATGGAACTGCCTTTGATATAGCAGGTACAGGAATAGCTAGTTCTGTAAGTATGGTAGAAGCTATAATCTTAGCAGCTAAATATTCACCTAAATTTACAAAATAA